The proteins below come from a single Prochlorococcus marinus str. MIT 9215 genomic window:
- a CDS encoding diflavin flavoprotein, whose product MSEINISLLTENQNLSKFEITENFTCIRFIEQNKERFELEFNLEKGTSFNTFLIRNNEELFIIHPPEKQHTNSFIEVLSNFFEQFKLHKINIISGHINPQIIETIKNIGTQFQNLTITCSNPGFKLISELWNQKNPNLENFIEIQLPKINIIKKELHLELDNISLELIPIPTARWPGGLIIYERNQEILLSEKIFSAHIASEYWSETNRVSTETDRKHFYDCLMAPMSNQVVAITERISDYEIKTIAPLHGPAIEYSLKSFLNDYIRWGENLSTNNPKIALIYASAYGNTASIGDALAKGINRTSVEVESINCEFTPNDVLIKSIQNADGYLIGSPTLGGHAPTPIVSALGTLLSEGNRDKPVGIFGSFGWSGEAIDLLESKLKDGGFKFSFEPIRIKFSPNKPKIKELEEIGTHFGRKIIKKAKKKPRKSDTGMITSKTDPKLQALGRVIGSLCVLTASKGKDENNIKGAMLASWVSQASFSPPGLSIAVAKDRSVESLLQIGDSFALNILSEKDFKEPLKRFTKQFAPGEDRFEGLNIELTPNKQIIIPESLAWLDASVKERMECGDHWVIYAEVLHGNILKSDSLTAVHHRKTGANY is encoded by the coding sequence ATGTCAGAAATTAATATAAGCTTACTTACAGAAAATCAAAACTTATCAAAATTTGAGATTACTGAAAATTTTACTTGTATCAGATTTATTGAACAAAATAAAGAAAGATTTGAGCTTGAGTTTAATCTGGAAAAAGGCACCTCTTTTAATACTTTTTTAATTAGAAATAATGAAGAACTTTTTATTATTCATCCACCTGAAAAACAGCATACAAATTCGTTTATTGAGGTACTATCAAACTTTTTTGAACAATTTAAATTACATAAAATTAACATTATTTCGGGACACATCAATCCTCAAATAATAGAAACTATTAAAAATATTGGTACGCAATTTCAAAACTTAACTATTACTTGCTCTAATCCTGGGTTTAAACTTATTTCCGAACTTTGGAATCAAAAAAATCCTAATTTAGAAAACTTTATTGAAATTCAATTACCCAAAATAAACATAATCAAAAAAGAACTACATTTAGAATTAGATAACATTTCATTAGAGTTAATTCCTATTCCAACAGCACGGTGGCCAGGAGGACTAATTATTTATGAACGCAATCAAGAAATACTTCTTAGTGAAAAAATTTTCTCTGCACACATTGCATCTGAATATTGGTCAGAAACAAATCGTGTAAGTACAGAAACAGATAGAAAACACTTCTATGATTGCCTGATGGCTCCAATGTCTAATCAAGTGGTCGCAATAACTGAAAGAATTTCAGACTACGAAATTAAAACTATTGCGCCATTACACGGCCCGGCTATCGAATACAGCTTAAAAAGCTTTTTAAATGACTACATCAGATGGGGTGAAAATCTTTCAACAAATAATCCTAAAATCGCTTTAATTTATGCAAGTGCATATGGAAATACAGCCTCAATAGGCGATGCATTGGCTAAAGGTATCAATAGAACTTCAGTAGAAGTTGAAAGTATCAATTGTGAATTTACACCTAATGATGTACTAATAAAATCCATCCAAAATGCCGATGGATATTTAATCGGATCACCTACACTAGGCGGTCATGCCCCAACTCCAATAGTAAGTGCATTAGGAACATTGTTATCTGAAGGCAATAGAGATAAACCAGTGGGGATTTTTGGTAGTTTTGGCTGGAGCGGCGAAGCAATAGATTTACTTGAATCAAAATTAAAAGACGGTGGTTTTAAGTTTAGTTTTGAACCAATAAGAATTAAATTCAGTCCAAATAAACCAAAGATTAAAGAGCTAGAAGAAATTGGCACCCACTTTGGAAGAAAAATTATCAAAAAGGCAAAGAAAAAACCCAGAAAATCAGATACTGGAATGATTACAAGCAAAACAGATCCAAAGTTACAAGCTCTTGGAAGAGTGATAGGCTCACTTTGTGTGCTAACAGCTTCTAAAGGAAAAGATGAGAATAATATCAAAGGAGCTATGCTTGCATCTTGGGTTAGTCAAGCAAGTTTTTCTCCGCCGGGATTAAGTATTGCAGTAGCAAAAGATAGATCGGTAGAGTCTCTCCTTCAAATAGGAGATTCATTCGCATTAAATATTTTAAGTGAAAAAGATTTTAAAGAACCTCTTAAAAGATTTACAAAACAATTTGCACCAGGAGAGGATAGATTTGAAGGATTAAATATTGAACTAACTCCTAATAAACAGATAATCATTCCTGAGTCTCTAGCATGGTTAGATGCCTCTGTCAAAGAAAGAATGGAATGCGGAGATCATTGGGTAATATACGCCGAAGTACTACACGGTAATATACTAAAATCCGATAGCCTAACTGCAGTTCATCACCGCAAAACAGGCGCTAACTATTAA